One stretch of Ooceraea biroi isolate clonal line C1 chromosome 4, Obir_v5.4, whole genome shotgun sequence DNA includes these proteins:
- the LOC105280476 gene encoding protein pygopus — MSHNIAGMPPFTRMPLGGMGMGVNMGPNAPHPDSSAHPHPPPPPPAGANPKKKRRSNANVAQPPPQQPSVQDLLPPPLTGYGDTIVASNPFDDTPPPATPSPMMHGGPPPHMHPHHPHHMGGPPMRGMSPLTSIGGMSPMMPHNMGNMSPMGNSPITNHMNHMGAMSPMNHAPMGGMSPMNNMGPNMPPGSMNTMNNHMNMGHMGNSQLSGPPMGSPMNNMNSGPMGSPMNNMGHNMGSPMGGPLGSPMNTMAGSNHMPNGPMNMNNMNSHIPPNSPLNGPSLNNVNSPLGHNGSQPHPNHMGNNLNNLGRPMNGPMTTMSSMASSNMSMTGPNQMNNMNMGGPAMNNMPSMNISHHNQMAGHMTGSMGTMSNNMGGGPPMGHPINPMAGSLPPHGFQGPPGMGPKPMPISAGKIYPPDQSMVFNPQNPNAPPIYPCGVCHKEVHDNDQAILCESGCNFWFHRGCTGLSEHAYQLLTAEVYAEWVCDKCLHSKNIPLVKFKP, encoded by the exons ATGAGCCACAATATTGCGGGCATGCCTCCCTTCACAAGGATGCCACTGGGGGGTATGGGTATGGGTGTGAACATGGGCCCAAATGCCCCACATCCTGACTCTTCTGCTCACCCTCatccaccaccgccaccaccagcTGGTGCCAATCCTAAGAAGAAGAGACGTTCAAATGCAAACGTTGCACAGCCACCCCCGCAGCAACCATCTGTACAG GATCTACTACCCCCACCTTTAACGGGCTACGGTGACACGATAGTAGCGAGTAATCCCTTTGACGACACACCACCGCCGGCAACACCGAGCCCAATGATGCACGGTGGACCACCACCACACATGCATCCTCATCATCCGCATCACATGGGTGGGCCCCCCATGCGAGGCATGAGTCCACTGACCTCGATAGGCGGCATGAGTCCCATGATGCCGCACAACATGGGCAACATGAGCCCGATGGGTAACTCGCCTATAACCAATCACATGAATCACATGGGAGCGATGTCTCCCATGAATCATGCTCCGATGGGCGGCATGAGTCCCATGAACAACATGGGCCCGAACATGCCGCCTGGTTCGATGAACACCATGAATAACCACATGAACATGGGTCACATGGGTAATTCGCAGCTGAGCGGTCCGCCCATGGGTAGCCCGATGAATAACATGAATAGCGGGCCTATGGGTAGCCCGATGAACAACATGGGCCACAACATGGGCAGTCCTATGGGTGGACCCCTAGGTTCGCCGATGAACACCATGGCGGGATCCAATCACATGCCTAATGGACCAATGAACATGAATAACATGAACAGCCATATACCGCCCAACAGCCCGTTAAACGGACCGTCGCTGAACAACGTGAACAGTCCGTTGGGACACAACGGATCTCAGCCTCATCCGAATCACATGGGAAACAATCTCAACAACTTGGGGAGACCTATGAACGGACCTATGACCACCATGAGCTCGATGGCATCGAGCAACATGAGCATGACCGGGCCAAACCAGATGAACAATATGAACATGGGCGGACCGGCGATGAACAACATGCCCAGCATGAACATCAGCCATCACAATCAGATGGCAGGTCACATGACGGGATCGATGGGGACGATGTCCAACAATATGGGCGGTGGGCCGCCAATGGGACATCCCATTAATCCGATGGCGGGCTCCCTGCCGCCGCACGGTTTCCAAGGTCCACCGGGGATGGGTCCAAAGCCGATGCCGATTTCCGCTGGCAAG ATATATCCCCCGGATCAATCGATGGTATTCAACCCACAGAACCCCAACGCGCCGCCGATTTATCCTTGCGGGGTTTGCCACAAGGAAGTACATGACAATGATCAGGCAATTCTGTGCGAATCGGGTTGTAATTTCTGGTTTCATAG GGGTTGCACCGGCTTGTCGGAACACGCCTATCAATTATTAACGGCGGAGGTCTACGCGGAATGGGTGTGTGATAAGTGTTTGCATTCGAAGAACATACCCCTGGTTAAGTTTAAACCATAA